The window ACTTCTGGTCCTACATGCTGGTCGCCGAGGGCGCGGTCGACATCGCCACCGAACCCGAACTCGCACTGCACGACATGGCAGCACTCGACATCATCGTGCGCGAGGCCGGCGGACGCTTCTCCGCCCTCGACGGTGCTGGACGGCCCGTTCGGCGGCAACGCGCTGGCCACCAACGGACACCTGCACGACGCGGCGCTGGCCTTCCTCGGCACCGCCCATGACGACGACGACCCGGACGCCCCGGTTCGTGGCCCCGGTTCGGTGAGCCAACTGCGAGGCAGGCGCGGCGAGGACGAGCACGGCGGTCGCTGACCGGTCTCGCAGGTCGGACAAGTGTCCAGCAGACCCTTCACGCGGACACCGCACCTGGGTACGTTGTGGTCACCGCACAGCGACAGGAGTGGCCCATGCGCATCAACGAGGTCTTGAAGCGGAAAACTCTCGACGGCGTCGTCACGATCAGTCCGGACGCGACCGTACGCGAACTCATCGGGCTCCTGGCCGAGCACAACGTCGGTGCCTTGATCGTCAGCACGGACGGCTCGTCGGTCGACGGCATCGTCAGTGAGCGCGACGTCGTACGCCGCCTTCGCGACGGCGCCGAACTTCTCGACGGCGCAGTGCACTCGATCATGACCAGCGAAGTGCACACCTGCGAACTCGACCATGACCTCGACTCACTGATGTCGCTGATGACCGAGCGCCGCATCCGCCACGTCCCCGTCGTCTCCGACGGCCGACTCACCGGCATCATCAGCATCGGCGACGTTGTGAAGAACCGGATGGCCGAACTCGAGTTCGAGCGCGACCAACTCGACTCCTATATCCAGTCCTGATGCAGATCCCGGAGGTCTCCGTCTCCGACGGCGCGATCCGGCTCGGGCAGTTCTTGAAGCTGGCCGACCTGGTCGACTCGGGCTCCGACGCCAAGGCCCTCATCGCCAGCGGACGGGTGCGGGTCAACGACGAGGTGGAGACCCGGCGCGGGCGTCAGCTCGCCGCCGGTGATGTCGTACGGGTCGCCGAGCGCGCCGCCCGGGTAGCCGGCAACGTCAGCTGACACCCATCAGGTCACACACGAAGATCAGCGTCTCACCGGGCTTGATCACGCCGCCGGCACCGCGCTCGCCGTAGCCCAGGTGCGGCGGGATGACCAACTGTCGGCGACCGCCGACCTTCATGCCCGTGACGCCGTCGTCCCAGCCCTTGATGACCTGGCCGATGCCGAGCCGGAAGGCGAGCGGCGCACCCCGGTTGTAGGAGGCGTCGAACTCCTCGCCGGTGGAGTGGGCCACGCCCACGTAGTGCACGGACACGGTGGAGCCGGGCGTCGCCTCGGCGCCGTCACCCTCCACCAGATCGGTGATCACCAGGTCGGCGGGGGGCTCGAAGTCGGGGAAGTCGATCTCAGGTTTTTCCATATCGACGACCCTAACCCTTGGCCTCGGCGTCAGTGCACCAACACCGTCACCGCGTGGATCAACACACCCACCAGACCACCGACGATAGTGCCGTTGATCCGGATGAACTGCAGATCACGCCCGACATACAGCTCGATCCGGCTGGCGGCCTCCTTGCCGTCCCAGCGCTCGATCGTGTGCGTGATGACCGTCGTGAGTTCCGCGCCGTACCTCTCGATCCCGAAGACGGTGACGTCTGCGACCAGGCCGTCCAGCTTCGCACGCAGGGCCTCGTCGTCGAGCAACCGGTGCGAGAACGCCGAGAGTTCGGTCTGGAGCCGCAGGCGTACGGCGCCCTGCGGGTCCTTCAGCGACGTCAGCATGGCCCGTCGCAGCGCGTTCCACAACGAGACCGCCGACTCCAGCACTGCCGGATGATCGAGCATGCGCTCCTTGAGGCGCTCTGCTCGGGCCTGGGTCTCCTCGTCGAAGAGCAGGTCCTGGGCCAACTGCTCCAGCATGGAGTCGAGAGCCTGCCGGGCGCGGTGGTCGGGATCCTCCAGGATGTCCTCGACCCACTTGATCGCCTCCAGGTAGACCCTGCCGGTCACCGCCTCGTTCAGGCGCGGCGGTGCCCACCACGGCGCACGCTCGGACAGGATCTCGGTGAAGGTCTCCTCGTTGCCGAGCAGCCAGGCGTGCAGTTCGCGCATCGCGAGGTCGACCAACGAGTGATGCACATCGTCCTCGACGAACTCATGCAACATCCCGCCGAGCAAGGGCGCGAGGGGCTCCTCGCGAAAGCGCGGCACCAGTGCGTCTCGGACCAGGTCCTCGACGTGCGAGTCACGCACCTTACCCAGCCCGATCGCGGCAACGTCGGAGGCCTCGTCGACCACCCGGCGTACGTTGGCCGGATCCGACAGCCAGGTCGCCACGCGGTGGGAGATCGTCGCCGCCGCGACCCGATCGCGGATCACCTGTTCTTGCAGGAAGTTCTGCCCGACGAATTCCTCCAGCGACTTGCCGAGCAGGTCCTTCTTCTTGGGCACCAGCGCGGTGTGCGGGATCGGCAACCCGAGTGGGTGCTTGAACAGAGCCGTGACGGCGAACCAGTCGGCGATCGCGCCGACCATCGACGCTTCCGCACCGGCATTGACGAACCCCAGGAAGCCCGACTCCCCCAGCGTCAGCAGGTAGACGACCGCGGCGAAGATCAGCAGCGCGACGGCGACCGTACGCATCTTGCGCAGTCCCGACCGGCGTTCGGCGTCGGCCTCGGGGTCGGGCGTGATCATCGAGATCGCGGGGGCGGGCATGGAAGGAGCAGTCATGATGGCGGAATTCTCCCCCATCCCCTGTGAGTGGAAGAATCCGGCCATGGCCAACCCCTCCAGCACCGCGAAGACGGTCGTCACCTTCGGGACCTTCGACGTCTTCCACGTCGGGCACCTGCGCGTGATCGAGCGCGCCGCCGCGCTCGGCGACCGACTCGTGGTCGGGGTGTCCGCCGATGCTCTCAACCTGCGGAAGAAGGGCCGCGAGCCCGTCTTCAGCGAGCGCGAGCGCCTGGAGATCGTGGCCGCGCTGAAGTGTGTCGACGGAGTCTTCTTGGAGGAGAGCCTGGAGCAGAAGCGGGACTACCTCGTGGAGCACGGCGCCGACATCTTGGTGATGGGCGACGACTGGAAGGGGCGTTTCGACGAGTTCTCCGACATCGTCGAGGTCGTCTACCTTCCTCGCACTCCGGCCATCTCCACGACGGCGTTGATCGAGAAGATCTCCGGTTCCTGAGCAAGGGTCTACCCTGTGCGGGTGTTGCGTAAGAGAACCCTCGCCCTGCTGACTTCGGCTGTGCTGATCACGGGTGGCCTGCTGGCCTCCCCCGTAGCCGCACAGGACAAGTCCCCCGCTGCGGACAAGGGCTCCGCAGTCATCGACCGCGTGCTGGAGTTGGCCTCCGGTGACACGCCCGCCCAAGCCAGCGACATGACCATGGCGCTGGTCGAATTGCGCAAGGCGTTGCCCACGCTCACCGGTGCCGACCGCCGCGAGGCGCA of the Nocardioides sp. genome contains:
- a CDS encoding FKBP-type peptidyl-prolyl cis-trans isomerase; the protein is MEKPEIDFPDFEPPADLVITDLVEGDGAEATPGSTVSVHYVGVAHSTGEEFDASYNRGAPLAFRLGIGQVIKGWDDGVTGMKVGGRRQLVIPPHLGYGERGAGGVIKPGETLIFVCDLMGVS
- a CDS encoding CBS domain-containing protein; its protein translation is MRINEVLKRKTLDGVVTISPDATVRELIGLLAEHNVGALIVSTDGSSVDGIVSERDVVRRLRDGAELLDGAVHSIMTSEVHTCELDHDLDSLMSLMTERRIRHVPVVSDGRLTGIISIGDVVKNRMAELEFERDQLDSYIQS
- a CDS encoding DUF445 domain-containing protein encodes the protein MTAPSMPAPAISMITPDPEADAERRSGLRKMRTVAVALLIFAAVVYLLTLGESGFLGFVNAGAEASMVGAIADWFAVTALFKHPLGLPIPHTALVPKKKDLLGKSLEEFVGQNFLQEQVIRDRVAAATISHRVATWLSDPANVRRVVDEASDVAAIGLGKVRDSHVEDLVRDALVPRFREEPLAPLLGGMLHEFVEDDVHHSLVDLAMRELHAWLLGNEETFTEILSERAPWWAPPRLNEAVTGRVYLEAIKWVEDILEDPDHRARQALDSMLEQLAQDLLFDEETQARAERLKERMLDHPAVLESAVSLWNALRRAMLTSLKDPQGAVRLRLQTELSAFSHRLLDDEALRAKLDGLVADVTVFGIERYGAELTTVITHTIERWDGKEAASRIELYVGRDLQFIRINGTIVGGLVGVLIHAVTVLVH
- a CDS encoding adenylyltransferase/cytidyltransferase family protein; this encodes MANPSSTAKTVVTFGTFDVFHVGHLRVIERAAALGDRLVVGVSADALNLRKKGREPVFSERERLEIVAALKCVDGVFLEESLEQKRDYLVEHGADILVMGDDWKGRFDEFSDIVEVVYLPRTPAISTTALIEKISGS
- a CDS encoding RNA-binding S4 domain-containing protein; this encodes MQIPEVSVSDGAIRLGQFLKLADLVDSGSDAKALIASGRVRVNDEVETRRGRQLAAGDVVRVAERAARVAGNVS